A window of Candidatus Obscuribacter sp. genomic DNA:
TTAGAGCGACGCTGTCGAACTTCCTTGACAGCTTGCCTCCAGTTAGCGTTAAATCTAGAGTTTCGCCAATTGCTGTAACAATCCCTAGCGGCTTATGTTTGTTTTCAGCATCTATAAACTCATCTATGACAAAAAGCGAATATTGTGTTTCAGCTACTTTGTCGATGTTACCTTTGTCGTAGCCTGTTCGGGTGAACATGATTCCCCTTGGGTTTCCAGGTCTTCCAACACACCTCGAAATGAATTAAATGTAGGGAAATCTACCCTGTAGCTCCAATCCTTGGCTTGGATTACTGATTTCCAGGTCATTCCAGCAAGCTCAAATTCCCAGTAAACATCGATTTGGTGACTTGCTCCGGAGAGCCCCGTCATTTGAACGTTGTGTAGGAGTTTGATATTTCTTAGACCGTCTAACTCTGCCATTCCCTTTATGGTTTGAGCAACAAAGACTTCAAACTCTTTGAATTTGCTCCTCTTAGGTCCTTTGGCTTTATTGCGGTTCTTTGACATTTTTGACAAGGATGGCTTGATTTGGCTCGTTAGTATTTCAAGCTCATTATAGCCTTATGACTATCCGCCGGATCGACCGCTAAGTATTCTTGAAGCTGGCCGAGGTTTGAGTGACCAGAGATTTCTTGGATGGTGCGAAGTGGGATGCCGGCGCGGGACATGTTGGTTAGACAGGTACGGCGCATGGAGTGGGTTGAAGCGCCTTCGATGTTGACTGAGTCGAAGGCTTCGGTAAGTATGTTGTGGGCCCGTATTCTGCCGATGTGGCTTTCGGGATTGTCGGTTGATGGAAAGAGCCAGGGCGATGGTGAGTAAGCTGAGTCGTCCTTGTCCTGGGCGTCGAGCAGGTCTTTGTAGGAAGCGAGCTGCTCTCTGAGTTTTGGATGGATTGGGATATTTGAGTAGACTGTGTTTTTCTTTTTGAGTCTGGTGATTTTGAGTGTGTTTCTGACGCCACCGCTGGTGGTGAACACGTCTGACATTTTGATCGCGATGATTTCAGAAATGCGGAGGCCTGTGTAGAGGCCGACGGCAAACAGTAGTTTGTCGCGGTGTGTTTTTAGGACTTTTAGGACGATTTGGATCTCTTTAGAACCCAAAACTTTGGCTTTGCCCGGCATATAAACAAAAGTTCTCAAATGAGCTATTTTGTTTATTCTAACAGCCTTACTTTTTAGCGCAAGCCCTGTAAGGCTGAAATGGTGGGAATGGTTGAGTAAACGAAATAACCCAAATGTTTACCCGTCCTTACTTAATGATTAGTCGTAGCTAGATTCCTTAACTCACCCGTCGTCATTTACAAATGACCCAAACCCTTTAAAAGTGAATGAATCAAGTTGGACGCCTCATCCTTTG
This region includes:
- a CDS encoding site-specific integrase, which produces MPGKAKVLGSKEIQIVLKVLKTHRDKLLFAVGLYTGLRISEIIAIKMSDVFTTSGGVRNTLKITRLKKKNTVYSNIPIHPKLREQLASYKDLLDAQDKDDSAYSPSPWLFPSTDNPESHIGRIRAHNILTEAFDSVNIEGASTHSMRRTCLTNMSRAGIPLRTIQEISGHSNLGQLQEYLAVDPADSHKAIMSLKY